In the Harmonia axyridis chromosome 3, icHarAxyr1.1, whole genome shotgun sequence genome, one interval contains:
- the LOC123676313 gene encoding uncharacterized protein LOC123676313: MSNRSGKRISKREFECYRLMSRSGKFNPILFCGRLTQQFIVDKYVEVEGDRLHYLRTHQKKLRANNYVGLQDYVARKSAVESVGNEKIGRIVVLPSTFMGGARFMQQNYQDAMAIVAKFGRPSLFVTFTCNPNWREITENINSSLLNPQDRPEYIARVFELKRKAFFEDILKKKIFGEVIAFVYVIEFQKRGLPHMHCLIFLDDKDKLRNPEDVDKIICAELPAENSQLFQIIMSTMIHGPCGDRAPNAACMVEGVCSKKYPKSFSTNTAIDKAIPIYRRRNDGRTAAFTRNRIMCTVDNRDVVPYSPYLSQKYESHINVEVVTTVGAVKYVFKYINKGPDAAILQLKNEIVYDEIKAFIESRYISSGESAWRLLGFPIQGRSHAIYRLPVHLPGERVVYFEEGQEEVALQYPKLSRLEAYFRLNVENASARKFKYLEIPLYYSFNDQEHRWIKRRKNCAVIPRLYTISPKYKEKFHLRILLLHVAGPTSFEDLRTFHGVMYPTFTETVRARNLIASDHEWFKTLEHAALVDMPGSMRKLFAYMLCFCEIGNPIDLWENFKKCMFEDFIKKGYTERDSENRCLRRISYVLNALGRNLSDFNLPEPETDSENDIHDIDEENNQIERTNVEEFNPNNLNTDQRNVFDRVINALQSDVNDRYFYVQGSGGTGKTFIYNALLEYCEILRIPAIAVAFTGIAALLLKNGRTVHSTFRLPLDFNADTRSSITVQSEEAGYLRNLQLIIWDEISMVNYHVINIVDELLRDICSNSEPFGGKCILFGGDVKQLLPIAPGRVQQVELFFTNSRVWNRFHVLNLVQNMRVREGEEDFTSWLEDLGRGIINEKITKDGQDCNDLICLPNRCLTDNVVDEIYGELNTLTPEQLSTRAILCPKNDHCNQLNDRILDRFSGTLTIIHSNDSVVSNDEDEIANFPEEYLNTITPSGMPLHELRLKSGVPIILLRNLCLQDGLINGTRLLVSAVTDVLLTAEIVTGRFVGKKVLIPRMDLTSADRNLPFVLRRRQFPVKVCFALTINKAQGQTFDQVGIYLDSPVFSHGQLYVAFSRARSWNGVKVEIHHSRNQGKLKKSSKQIFTKNIVYSSILNSILI, from the coding sequence ATGAGTAACCGGAGCGGAAAACGTATTTCAAAACGAGAATTCGAGTGCTATCGTTTGATGAGTCGATCCGGCAAATTCAATCCAATTCTTTTTTGCGGACGACTTACACAACAATTCATTGTTGATAAATATGTGGAAGTAGAGGGTGATCGGTTACATTATTTACGTAcccatcaaaaaaaattacgtGCCAACAATTACGTCGGGCTGCAAGATTATGTTGCGCGTAAATCAGCAGTCGAATCGGTCGGAAATGAAAAAATCGGCAGAATCGTTGTACTGCCGAGTACTTTCATGGGAGGTGCACGTTTCATGCAGCAAAATTACCAAGACGCGATGGCGATTGTGGCAAAATTTGGTAGACCCTCACTATTTGTAACATTTACATGCAACCCAAATTGGCGGGAGATTACGGAAAATATTAATAGTAGTTTATTGAATCCCCAAGACAGACCAGAATATATCGCCCGTGTTTTCGAATTGAAAAGAAAGGCATTTTTCGaggatattttgaaaaagaaaattttcggCGAAGTAATTGCGTTTGTCTAcgtaattgaatttcaaaagcGGGGTTTACCACATATGCATTGCTTGATATTTTTAGATGATAAGGATAAATTACGCAATCCAGAAGACGTAGATAAAATCATATGTGCCGAGCTGCCAGCGGAAAATTCGCAGCTTTTCCAAATTATTATGTCAACCATGATCCACGGTCCGTGTGGTGATCGTGCTCCAAACGCAGCTTGTATGGTAGAGGGTGTTTgttcgaaaaaatatccaaaatcatTTTCGACGAATACAGCGATCGACAAAGCTATACCGATATACCGACGGAGAAATGACGGTCGAACAGCAGCGTTTACGAGAAATCGTATTATGTGTACCGTTGACAACAGGGATGTAGTTCCGTACAGTCCATATCTAtctcagaaatatgaaagtcaCATAAATGTAGAGGTGGTTACGACGGTTGGAGCTGTCAAGTATGTAttcaaatacataaataaagGGCCAGACGCTGCCATTCTCCAATTGAAAAACGAAATTGTTTACGACGAGATAAAAGCGTTTATAGAATCAAGGTATATTTCCTCTGGCGAATCAGCATGGCGTTTGCTAGGTTTTCCGATTCAAGGAAGAAGTCACGCAATATATAGATTGCCGGTACATCTCCCAGGAGAGCGAGTCGTTTATTTCGAAGAAGGACAAGAGGAGGTGGCTTTGCAATATCCAAAATTGAGCCGTTTAGAAGCATATTTTCGATTGAACGTTGAAAATGCTAGCGCACGTaaattcaaatatctcgaaattccGTTATATTATTCCTTCAACGATCAAGAACATCGATGGATAAAACGACGAAAAAATTGCGCTGTTATACCTCGGTTATACACAATCAGTCCAAAATataaggaaaaatttcatttacgcATTTTACTATTGCACGTCGCTGGACCAACTTCCTTTGAAGATCTACGCACGTTTCACGGCGTAATGTACCCAACTTTCACAGAAACGGTACGAGCTAGAAATTTAATCGCCTCTGATCACGAATGGTTCAAAACATTAGAACATGCGGCTTTGGTTGATATGCCAGGTTCTATGAGAAAATTATTCGCTTATATGTTATGTTTTTGCGAGATTGGAAATCCAATAGACCTCtgggaaaatttcaaaaaatgtatgttCGAAGATTTTATCAAAAAAGGATATACAGAACGTGATTCAGAAAATCGATGTTTGCGCAGAATCAGTTACGTTTTAAATGCTTTGGGCAGAAATTTGTCCGATTTTAATTTGCCAGAACCGGAGACTGACTCAGAAAATGACATTCACGATATCGACgaagaaaataatcaaattgaaaGAACTAATGTGGAAGAATTCAATCCAAATAACTTGAATACAGATCAACGCAATGTATTCGATCGAGTCATCAACGCATTACAGTCGGATGTAAATGACAGATATTTTTATGTCCAAGGAAGCGGCGGAACGGGAAAAACTTTCATTTATAATGCTTTATTAGAGTATTGCGAAATATTGCGTATTCCGGCCATAGCCGTTGCATTCACAGGAATCGCCGCATTACTTCTTAAGAATGGAAGGACCGTTCATTCCACATTCCGATTACCCTTGGACTTTAACGCAGACACCCGTTCGTCAATAACCGTACAATCCGAAGAGGCTGGATACTTAAGAAATCTTCAACTCATTATTTGGGATGAGATATCGATGGTGAACTACCACGTCATAAACATAGTAGACGAACTTCTTCGAGATATATGCTCTAATTCAGAACCTTTCGGTGGTAAGTGCATATTATTCGGTGGGGACGTAAAACAGTTATTACCTATAGCTCCAGGTCGCGTTCAACaggttgaattatttttcacaaaCTCTAGAGTTTGGAATAGATTTCATGTATTAAACTTGGTTCAAAATATGAGAGTAAGGGAAGGCGAGGAAGACTTCACTTCTTGGCTTGAAGATCTCGGACGCGGTATCATCAACGAAAAAATAACCAAAGATGGACAAGATTGCAATGATTTAATCTGTCTTCCTAATCGATGCTTAACGGATAATGTCGTTGATGAGATTTATGGAGAGCTTAATACCCTTACACCAGAACAGCTCTCTACGCGCGCCATCCTATGTCCCAAGAATGATCATTGTAATCAACTCAATGACAGAATTCTCGATAGATTTTCCGGAACTCTTACTATAATTCATAGCAATGATAGTGTGGTTTCGAATGACGAAGACGAGATTGCGAACTTCCCTGAAGAATATTTAAACACTATAACACCCAGTGGAATGCCATTGCACGAACTTAGGTTGAAATCAGGCGTACCAATTATACTTTTGCGGAATCTATGTTTGCAAGATGGGTTGATTAATGGAACGCGATTATTAGTATCAGCCGTTACAGACGTTCTTTTAACAGCGGAAATTGTAACTGGTCGTTTTgtaggaaaaaaagtcctaattCCACGAATGGACCTCACTTCGGCCGATAGAAATCTACCTTTTGTACTCAGACGACGACAATTTCCAGTAAAAGTTTGTTTCGCACTTACTATCAATAAAGCGCAAGGCCAGACATTTGATCAGGTCGGAATTTATTTGGATAGTCCAGTTTTTTCTCACGGGCAACTTTATGTTGCGTTCTCGAGGGCTCGATCATGGAATGGCGTAAAAGTGGAAATACATCACTCGCGAAATCAAGGTAAActgaaaaagtcatcaaaacaaatttttactAAAAATATAGTATACAGTAgtattttgaattcaattttaatttga